In Sulfurihydrogenibium sp., the DNA window CTATCGCAATCGCAGTCTTTGCCATTTGCATTAAAGAAACTATACTTTCCTGCATTCTTGCTCCACCGGATGCTGCTACAGAAATAAAAGGTATATTTTTTTCTATAGCAAACTCAACTCCTCTAACAAATTTAGCACCTACGACACTCCCCATACTACCGCCCATAAAGTTAAAATCCATCGATGCTAAAACAACTTCTCTATCATAAATATTTCCATGAGCTATGATGATTGCATCGTTTAAGCCTGTTTTTTCCTGTGCTTCTCTAAGCCTGTCTTTATATCTTTTTGTGTCTTTAAATCCTATAATATCAACAGGTTTTATTTTTGGAAAAAGGTCATAAGAATAAACTTTATCTAAAAGAGAATCTACTCTCTCTTTTGCATTCATTCTAAAAGTGTATCCACAGTGAGGACATATCTTTAAGTTTTTTAATAAATCCTCTATATATAAAATGTTCTTACATTTATCACACTTTATCCAAGCTCCTTCTTCAATCTTTATTCTGCTTTTTTTTATATTTTTAAGCTTATCTACAAAATCTTTTAATCCCATCTCTATTCTCCTTCAATAAATGCTAAGGTTAAAACTCTCTCTTCTATATTCCCATTTCTGTAAGAAAAAAAGTTTTTACCACATTTTGTACACTCATCAATTTCATAAACTATATTAACATTAAGCTTTTCAAGCTTGTTTTTAAGAATTTTATTCAAATCAACAAAGTATTTATCTTCAGATATTGTAAAGAAATCACTTGATATGTTTAACTGATTTATAAAATCAAAACCAACTTCATAACAGCATCCTCTTATAGATGGACCAATAAAAGCAAACATATTAGATTTATCTTTAAATTTTTTGTATGCATTTTCCACAATTCCGCCTAATAATCCTCTCCATCCTGCATGAATTACAGATATTTCATTATCATTGAATAAAACTAATGGTATACAATCTGCAGTTAATACTCCAACGGCAACAGCTGGCTTATCTGTATAAACTGCATCTGACGGCTGAGTTAA includes these proteins:
- the accD gene encoding acetyl-CoA carboxylase, carboxyltransferase subunit beta is translated as MGLKDFVDKLKNIKKSRIKIEEGAWIKCDKCKNILYIEDLLKNLKICPHCGYTFRMNAKERVDSLLDKVYSYDLFPKIKPVDIIGFKDTKRYKDRLREAQEKTGLNDAIIIAHGNIYDREVVLASMDFNFMGGSMGSVVGAKFVRGVEFAIEKNIPFISVAASGGARMQESIVSLMQMAKTAIAIDRLNKAGILYISVLTDPTMGGVSASFAFLGDIIIAEPESLIGFAGPRVIEQTIRQQLPEGFQRAEFLLEKGQIDMVVDRKNLKKTIYTLIKHTHG
- the pgeF gene encoding peptidoglycan editing factor PgeF codes for the protein MKKFKFNKTNVYVTEKSDGNLRDRENLERVKKELNLEEIFLPNQKHTNIVLNHDEDLTQPSDAVYTDKPAVAVGVLTADCIPLVLFNDNEISVIHAGWRGLLGGIVENAYKKFKDKSNMFAFIGPSIRGCCYEVGFDFINQLNISSDFFTISEDKYFVDLNKILKNKLEKLNVNIVYEIDECTKCGKNFFSYRNGNIEERVLTLAFIEGE